Proteins co-encoded in one Natranaerobius trueperi genomic window:
- a CDS encoding precorrin-2 dehydrogenase/sirohydrochlorin ferrochelatase family protein — translation MSKLYPIFLNLKAKACLIVGGGKVATRKVKSLLESEANITVISPEVTDQLLNWYNKNLIIWKSKQFDLDDVKKYNLIYACTNDDDLNKEIAKFAKRYDKFVNIATSLEDSNFIVPSKLERGDLSLAISTQGKCPVLAKKVRKDLEAQFDNQWDKYLYFITNFRSRLKNQISCVNKRKRILNEVVRKVSPDDMIEDLDRHDLEVWVDDIIKKLSEGKKL, via the coding sequence TTGAGTAAACTTTATCCTATCTTTTTAAATCTAAAGGCAAAAGCTTGTTTAATTGTTGGAGGGGGAAAAGTAGCTACTAGAAAAGTAAAATCACTTTTAGAAAGTGAGGCCAATATTACAGTTATTTCCCCTGAAGTAACGGATCAATTACTGAATTGGTATAATAAAAACTTAATTATTTGGAAATCTAAACAATTTGATCTAGATGATGTAAAGAAATATAATTTGATTTATGCTTGTACAAATGATGATGATTTAAATAAGGAAATTGCCAAGTTTGCAAAAAGGTATGATAAATTTGTGAATATAGCTACAAGTCTCGAAGATTCAAACTTTATAGTTCCTTCAAAACTAGAACGAGGTGACCTTTCCTTAGCTATTTCTACTCAAGGAAAGTGCCCTGTTTTAGCTAAAAAAGTTAGAAAAGATTTAGAGGCTCAATTTGATAACCAATGGGATAAATATCTATACTTTATCACTAATTTCAGGAGTAGACTTAAAAACCAAATAAGCTGTGTAAATAAAAGAAAACGAATATTAAATGAGGTAGTTAGAAAAGTATCTCCAGATGATATGATTGAAGATCTAGATAGGCATGATCTAGAAGTGTGGGTAGACGATATTATTAAAAAGTTAAGTGAAGGAAAGAAGTTATAG
- the hemL gene encoding glutamate-1-semialdehyde 2,1-aminomutase — MEWSTSQKMYSKAKELMPGGVNSPARAFNSVNEDPLFIKKGTGSKVYDEDDNEYIDYVASYGPLILGHNHQRVINAIRDQLDSGTGYGSPTEIENLMAKQVIEAVPSIEKVRMVNSGTEATMSALRLARGYTGKNKIIKLAGCYHGHSDSLLIKAGSGVTTLGLPDSPGIPTSIAENTIIAPYNDLQTMENIFKEFGDDIAGIILEPVAGNMGVVPPLEGYLAGLKEITEQYGALLIFDEVMTGFRVSYGGAQEYYGVTPDLTCLGKVIGGGMPVGAYGGKKEIMEKIAPDGPIYQAGTLSGNPIAMRAGYETLKVLKQAETYQKISKQSDKLANGLKDIKEKTNARVTINQVESMVGLYFTNEQVYNFETAANADNDMFAKFFREMLKAGIYLAPSQYEAMFVSLAHSDEDMENTLDAVETAFKKLF; from the coding sequence ATGGAATGGAGTACTTCTCAAAAAATGTATTCAAAAGCAAAAGAACTAATGCCAGGAGGAGTTAATAGCCCTGCTAGAGCTTTTAACTCTGTGAATGAGGACCCATTATTTATTAAAAAAGGTACAGGTAGTAAAGTGTATGACGAAGATGATAATGAGTATATAGATTATGTTGCATCTTATGGTCCATTAATATTAGGCCATAATCACCAAAGAGTAATAAATGCTATTAGAGATCAATTAGACTCAGGGACCGGTTATGGATCACCAACTGAAATAGAGAATCTAATGGCCAAACAAGTTATTGAAGCAGTACCATCAATTGAAAAGGTTAGAATGGTTAACTCAGGTACTGAAGCTACTATGAGTGCATTGAGACTTGCACGTGGGTATACTGGTAAAAATAAGATAATTAAACTTGCAGGTTGCTATCATGGACACTCAGATAGTTTGTTGATTAAAGCAGGTTCTGGAGTTACAACTTTGGGTTTACCTGATAGTCCAGGAATTCCTACAAGTATTGCTGAAAATACTATCATAGCTCCTTATAATGATTTGCAAACAATGGAAAATATATTTAAAGAATTTGGTGATGATATTGCTGGTATTATTCTAGAGCCAGTAGCAGGCAATATGGGGGTTGTGCCTCCCCTAGAAGGATACTTGGCAGGGCTTAAAGAGATAACTGAACAATATGGAGCATTACTAATTTTTGATGAGGTGATGACAGGTTTTCGGGTATCTTATGGTGGTGCCCAAGAATACTATGGTGTTACACCAGACCTAACTTGTTTAGGTAAGGTAATAGGTGGTGGAATGCCTGTGGGTGCATATGGTGGTAAAAAAGAAATTATGGAAAAAATAGCTCCAGATGGACCAATATATCAAGCTGGTACTCTTTCAGGAAATCCAATAGCGATGCGGGCAGGTTATGAAACTTTAAAAGTTCTAAAACAAGCTGAAACATACCAAAAAATAAGTAAACAAAGTGATAAACTTGCTAATGGTCTGAAGGATATAAAAGAAAAGACTAATGCTAGAGTTACAATTAATCAAGTAGAATCTATGGTTGGTCTATACTTTACAAACGAACAAGTTTATAATTTTGAAACTGCTGCAAACGCTGATAATGATATGTTTGCTAAATTCTTTAGAGAAATGTTAAAAGCAGGAATATATTTAGCTCCAAGTCAGTATGAAGCGATGTTTGTTTCTCTAGCTCATTCCGATGAAGATATGGAAAATACACTTGATGCTGTAGAAACTGCTTTTAAGAAGCTGTTTTAA
- the meaB gene encoding methylmalonyl Co-A mutase-associated GTPase MeaB has translation MNYSDISWKKPRVIAKALSEAENGGKEMTSLMDQIFPHTGEAHVVGVTGAPGAGKSSLTNTLIRELRKQDLKVGIIAVDPSSPFSGGAILGDRIRMQDHSLDSGVFIRSMASRGSLGGVSVSTREAISILDAAGFDIIILETVGVGQSEIDVVKIADSVLVVLTPNSGDSIQTMKAGIMEIGNIFVINKSDLSGTEKLLREIEVMLDFYYHEQENRPSVVSTSVMSGAGVEELSSKIDDHKKQLKTSGKWDELREQRAREQVMDLLRHEIGKRVEKLISHDNKNNTINSVLEYKISPHRAAEKLIDEIII, from the coding sequence ATGAATTATAGTGATATTAGTTGGAAGAAGCCAAGAGTAATTGCTAAGGCTTTAAGTGAGGCTGAGAATGGTGGAAAAGAAATGACTTCCTTAATGGATCAAATTTTCCCTCATACGGGAGAGGCTCATGTTGTAGGAGTAACTGGTGCACCAGGAGCGGGAAAAAGTTCGCTGACTAATACTTTAATTAGAGAGTTACGTAAACAAGATTTAAAAGTTGGTATAATTGCTGTCGACCCTTCTAGCCCTTTCAGTGGGGGAGCTATATTGGGTGATCGTATAAGAATGCAGGATCATTCTTTAGATTCGGGTGTTTTTATTAGAAGTATGGCTAGTCGAGGTAGTTTAGGAGGGGTTAGTGTTTCAACCCGTGAGGCAATTTCTATACTAGATGCAGCTGGTTTTGATATAATAATATTAGAAACTGTTGGAGTAGGACAAAGCGAGATAGATGTGGTCAAAATAGCAGACTCTGTTCTTGTTGTGTTAACTCCTAATTCAGGTGATAGTATACAAACTATGAAAGCTGGTATAATGGAGATTGGGAATATTTTTGTTATCAACAAATCAGATCTTTCCGGGACAGAAAAATTACTTCGTGAAATTGAAGTTATGTTAGATTTTTATTATCATGAACAAGAAAATCGTCCTTCTGTTGTTTCAACCTCTGTTATGTCAGGTGCTGGCGTAGAAGAACTATCATCAAAAATTGATGATCACAAAAAACAGTTGAAAACCTCAGGTAAATGGGATGAATTAAGGGAACAACGAGCTAGAGAACAAGTGATGGATTTACTACGACATGAAATTGGAAAAAGAGTTGAAAAATTAATTTCACATGATAATAAGAACAATACTATTAATAGTGTTTTAGAGTATAAAATCAGTCCGCATAGAGCAGCTGAAAAACTTATAGATGAAATCATAATATAA
- a CDS encoding SoxR reducing system RseC family protein encodes MSQSEGQIGEVIQEKDGYVTVKVQRHSACKKCGACDFGLSKNKASTFELKNSINAKIGDKVMIDLEGKDIVQASILIYMVPLLALVTGIIFGSNFFSDLDINEDILGFISGIILMSFAFVGIRIYDKKLQNYDSTKFTPQLKKIITDVVSDDENDKQLL; translated from the coding sequence ATGTCACAATCAGAAGGCCAAATAGGCGAAGTAATTCAAGAAAAAGATGGATATGTTACTGTTAAAGTTCAAAGACACTCTGCTTGTAAAAAATGTGGTGCGTGTGACTTTGGGTTAAGTAAAAATAAGGCTTCAACCTTTGAACTTAAGAATTCAATTAATGCTAAGATCGGTGATAAAGTTATGATTGATCTTGAAGGTAAAGATATCGTACAAGCTTCAATATTAATTTATATGGTTCCTTTACTTGCATTAGTTACAGGAATAATTTTTGGAAGTAACTTTTTTTCTGATCTAGATATAAATGAGGATATTTTAGGATTTATTTCAGGAATAATACTCATGTCATTTGCTTTTGTAGGTATTAGAATATATGATAAAAAATTACAAAACTACGATTCAACTAAGTTCACACCACAACTTAAGAAGATTATTACTGATGTTGTCTCTGATGATGAGAATGATAAACAATTATTATAA
- a CDS encoding DMT family transporter, with protein MALISAMCLAIYSIIGRKERSNVSLLTYTFWLYFLSALFLLPIAINDFQLKFGSQEIIAITGLTLFTTPLGHTIYNAALRKVRSFYPCIISTQEVTGGILLGIIFLNEIPTRETIIGAMISLIGIIIIVYHSHHQRQHQ; from the coding sequence TTGGCACTTATTTCCGCCATGTGCCTTGCTATATATTCAATTATAGGCCGTAAAGAAAGAAGTAATGTTTCATTACTAACTTATACTTTTTGGCTATATTTTTTATCAGCTCTATTTTTGTTGCCTATTGCAATAAATGATTTTCAATTAAAGTTTGGGTCTCAAGAAATCATAGCCATTACCGGTTTAACATTATTTACTACTCCCTTAGGACATACCATATACAATGCAGCCCTTAGAAAGGTACGAAGTTTTTATCCCTGTATTATATCTACTCAAGAAGTAACAGGTGGAATCTTACTTGGCATAATATTTTTAAATGAAATTCCAACTCGTGAAACTATTATTGGAGCAATGATATCCTTAATAGGTATTATAATAATTGTTTATCATTCTCATCATCAGAGACAACATCAGTAA
- a CDS encoding metal-sensitive transcriptional regulator: MSNKKDLKLRVKTVVGHMKGIEKMIDEDKYCIDIINQITAIQSSLRKISDQLLEDHLHSCVKSAIKRGDDEEVLGELMEVLKHRTQK, translated from the coding sequence ATGTCAAATAAAAAAGATCTAAAATTGCGAGTGAAGACAGTTGTAGGACATATGAAGGGAATAGAAAAGATGATAGATGAAGATAAATACTGTATAGATATCATTAATCAGATCACTGCTATTCAATCTTCATTAAGAAAGATAAGTGATCAGTTATTAGAAGACCATTTACATTCATGTGTTAAAAGTGCTATAAAACGCGGTGATGATGAAGAAGTATTAGGAGAATTAATGGAAGTTTTAAAGCATCGTACTCAAAAATAA
- the dapF gene encoding diaminopimelate epimerase translates to MNFSKMTGLGNDFIIIDEKEISKEVDRSHLAKKLCDRRFGIGADGLMVLSYKQSPIFLEMYNSDGSQASTCGNALRCIGKYLYETNWTSTENIEIDTTSGIKNLQLETRDNKVYSVTVNMGVPIIHSRNLELENFNCVVIDIGNLHSVIFTPYLTDELVLEWGPEIEKHSSFENGVNVNFVHIQTRKSIRVKTWERGAGKTLACGSGASASMVAAFLKGEVENKVMVNLDGGTLEINLEEQEKVVKMKGGCDWVFHGKVIN, encoded by the coding sequence GTGAACTTTTCTAAAATGACTGGATTAGGAAATGATTTCATCATAATTGATGAAAAGGAAATCAGTAAGGAGGTAGATAGGAGTCATTTAGCTAAAAAGTTATGTGATAGAAGGTTTGGAATAGGTGCAGATGGACTTATGGTACTGTCTTATAAACAGTCACCGATATTTTTAGAAATGTATAACAGTGATGGGTCACAAGCGAGTACTTGTGGTAATGCTTTGAGATGTATCGGTAAATACTTGTATGAAACCAACTGGACTAGTACTGAAAATATTGAAATAGACACTACTTCAGGTATAAAAAATCTTCAATTAGAAACAAGAGATAATAAAGTGTATTCAGTTACAGTTAATATGGGTGTTCCTATTATACATTCGAGAAATCTAGAACTAGAAAACTTCAATTGTGTTGTTATTGATATAGGAAACCTTCACTCTGTTATTTTTACACCTTATTTAACTGATGAACTTGTATTGGAATGGGGTCCTGAGATTGAAAAGCATAGTTCCTTTGAAAATGGAGTAAATGTAAACTTTGTTCATATACAAACAAGAAAGTCAATCAGAGTAAAAACCTGGGAACGGGGAGCGGGTAAAACACTAGCATGTGGCTCAGGTGCATCAGCTAGTATGGTAGCAGCTTTTTTAAAAGGTGAAGTTGAAAATAAGGTGATGGTGAATTTAGATGGAGGTACGTTAGAGATAAACTTAGAAGAACAAGAAAAGGTTGTAAAGATGAAAGGTGGCTGTGATTGGGTTTTTCATGGTAAAGTTATTAATTGA
- a CDS encoding LL-diaminopimelate aminotransferase, translating to MKLSKRLQSLPPYLFADLDQMVQQEIKKGKEIIKLGIGDPDLATPTGIIDKAKKEMYRSQNHGYSIYDGIHDLKEAIQEYYYYRFGVELDKDKEILVLIGSKEGIANLSQSIINPGDVNFVPDPSYPVYRNGTILAGGKPYEMPLLEENNFLPKLEDLPLRELEKGKIMFLNYPNNPTGATANKDYFRKAIHFCKKHGLLLCNDAAYIDISFDGYTPPSVLEVPGSKDVALEFNSLSKPFNMTGWRVAFAVGNRDAISALARYKTNIDSGVFTPIQLAACEALYNRKKYLQPTLDVYKSRRDVVVNSLKNMNIEVLEPKATFYVWAKVPNNKSSLEFTKHLLTQSGVVVTPGVGFGVNGEGYFRIALTVPEERLKVAMSKIEDSME from the coding sequence ATGAAATTGTCTAAGAGGTTACAAAGTTTACCACCTTATCTCTTTGCAGACCTTGATCAAATGGTTCAACAAGAGATTAAAAAAGGTAAAGAAATAATAAAGCTGGGTATAGGAGATCCTGATCTAGCCACACCTACAGGAATAATTGATAAGGCTAAAAAAGAAATGTATAGATCACAAAACCATGGTTATTCAATTTATGATGGAATTCACGATTTAAAAGAAGCAATTCAAGAGTACTATTATTATAGGTTTGGTGTTGAACTAGATAAAGATAAAGAAATCTTGGTTTTAATTGGTTCAAAAGAAGGGATTGCTAATTTATCTCAATCTATTATTAATCCTGGTGATGTGAATTTTGTTCCAGACCCAAGTTATCCCGTTTACCGAAACGGAACTATCTTAGCTGGTGGAAAGCCTTATGAGATGCCACTTCTTGAAGAGAATAACTTTTTACCAAAGCTTGAGGATTTACCGTTAAGAGAACTAGAGAAAGGCAAAATTATGTTTCTAAATTATCCAAATAATCCTACCGGTGCGACAGCCAACAAGGATTACTTTAGAAAAGCTATACATTTTTGTAAAAAACATGGTTTATTACTCTGTAATGATGCAGCGTATATAGATATTTCATTTGATGGTTATACACCTCCGAGTGTGTTAGAGGTACCAGGCTCAAAAGATGTTGCTTTAGAATTTAACTCTTTATCTAAGCCTTTTAATATGACCGGATGGCGTGTGGCATTTGCTGTTGGAAACCGTGATGCGATTTCAGCGCTAGCACGCTACAAAACTAACATTGATTCAGGGGTATTTACACCTATTCAATTAGCAGCTTGTGAAGCTCTATATAATAGAAAAAAATATCTCCAACCAACATTAGATGTATACAAATCAAGGAGGGACGTGGTTGTAAATTCTCTAAAAAATATGAACATTGAAGTGCTAGAGCCAAAGGCTACTTTCTATGTTTGGGCTAAAGTGCCGAATAATAAGAGTTCGTTAGAGTTTACTAAACACCTATTAACACAATCTGGTGTGGTGGTTACCCCTGGTGTAGGTTTTGGAGTAAACGGGGAAGGATATTTCCGCATTGCGTTAACGGTACCAGAAGAACGACTTAAAGTGGCTATGAGTAAGATTGAAGATTCTATGGAATAG
- a CDS encoding aspartate-semialdehyde dehydrogenase, with translation MLNYKLGIVGATGLVGNKILEILEEKEVKPKELRLFASSRSAGNYVDFMGDKLKIEDIKKEPFDNLDIVMFATSSDISRELVPQAVKKGAIAIDNSSYFRLHEDVPLVVPEVNVKELEHHNGIVANPNCSTIQLVVPLKVIDEYYSVKRVIVNTYQAVSGSGKNAIDELKKNSLLELSGLRDSVKCDAYPKNIAFNCLPHVDDFTESRYTKEELKMINETKKIISPNIEISPTCIRVATLNGHGESVNIETNKGFSRDELTELLSKAKGITVVDDPESLSYPTPIENDNRDEILVGRIRKDSTIENGVNLWITADNLRKGAATNAVQILENLLKKC, from the coding sequence TTGTTAAACTATAAGCTTGGAATAGTAGGTGCTACTGGTTTAGTTGGAAATAAAATCTTAGAGATTTTAGAAGAAAAAGAAGTTAAGCCAAAAGAATTACGTTTATTTGCATCTAGTAGATCAGCTGGAAATTATGTAGATTTTATGGGTGATAAATTAAAAATAGAAGATATAAAAAAAGAACCGTTCGATAATTTAGATATTGTTATGTTTGCTACTTCTTCTGATATTAGTAGAGAATTAGTTCCTCAAGCAGTTAAAAAAGGTGCAATAGCAATAGATAATAGTTCATATTTTAGATTACATGAAGATGTACCTCTAGTTGTTCCAGAAGTTAATGTAAAAGAATTAGAGCACCATAATGGTATTGTAGCTAACCCTAACTGTTCTACTATTCAATTAGTTGTTCCTTTAAAGGTTATTGATGAATATTATTCAGTTAAAAGGGTGATTGTAAATACCTATCAAGCTGTTTCAGGTTCTGGAAAAAATGCAATAGATGAGCTTAAGAAAAACTCACTATTGGAATTATCTGGTTTGAGAGATAGTGTTAAGTGTGATGCATATCCTAAAAATATTGCTTTTAACTGTCTTCCCCATGTAGATGATTTTACCGAATCAAGATATACAAAAGAAGAATTGAAGATGATAAATGAAACTAAAAAGATAATTTCACCAAATATTGAAATTTCTCCTACTTGTATTAGAGTGGCTACTTTAAACGGACACGGTGAATCAGTAAATATAGAAACTAACAAAGGGTTTTCTAGGGATGAATTAACTGAACTATTGTCAAAGGCTAAGGGAATTACAGTTGTAGATGATCCTGAGTCTTTAAGTTATCCAACACCAATAGAAAATGATAATAGAGATGAGATTTTAGTAGGACGTATCAGAAAAGACTCAACTATAGAAAATGGTGTTAATCTGTGGATAACAGCTGATAACTTAAGAAAAGGAGCTGCTACAAATGCAGTTCAGATTTTGGAAAATCTATTAAAAAAGTGTTAA